Proteins encoded together in one Deinococcus aerophilus window:
- a CDS encoding VWA domain-containing protein: MHRPQRVPSARSLLRVTVPGLGLGLSLWLGLAGLAGAQATATHVQLILDASGSMLTKLPDGQTRMASAQATLRQFLGDLKAEPGLNVGLRIYGAGLKAGQQCEDSVLVAPMTGFDRTALQTRVAAATPRGATPIVYSLLQAAQDFPQDASRKVIVLVTDGEESCGGKLGEVLGAFKQRGIQVDVRIIGIDLNDAARKSFGGLGTFENTRSGAELAAALGRATATAQTGVYALTAPKTAEAGRVVEVQWKGPNNPGDYVTVVPKGAQDGTYTNHVYTGAGNPARLTVPLEPGDYELRYSNERVSPNPTLARTPLTLTPATYGLSAPASAPAGSVLSVKWTGPNNPGDYVTVVPKGAPVGMYTAYFHTADGNPGKLTLPLAPGDYELRYSSEKASPNPTLSSVPLTITAVQYGLTAPASARAGSTLQVRWTGPNNPGDYVTVVPQGAPVGTYTTYFYTRDGNPGSLKLPDQPGSYELRYSTEGASPNPTLHSVPLQLN; the protein is encoded by the coding sequence ATGCACAGACCGCAACGCGTTCCGTCGGCCCGCTCGCTGCTTCGTGTGACCGTGCCCGGTCTGGGGTTGGGCCTGAGTCTATGGCTGGGCCTGGCCGGACTGGCGGGAGCGCAGGCGACGGCCACCCACGTCCAGCTGATTCTGGACGCCTCCGGCAGCATGCTGACCAAACTGCCCGACGGCCAGACCCGCATGGCGTCGGCCCAGGCCACGCTCAGGCAGTTTCTGGGCGACCTGAAGGCCGAACCCGGCCTGAATGTGGGCCTGCGGATCTACGGCGCGGGGCTGAAGGCGGGCCAGCAGTGCGAGGACTCGGTGCTCGTCGCCCCCATGACCGGTTTTGACCGCACGGCGCTGCAGACCCGGGTTGCGGCCGCCACGCCCCGGGGAGCCACACCCATCGTGTATTCCCTGCTGCAGGCGGCCCAGGATTTTCCCCAGGACGCCAGCCGCAAGGTGATCGTGCTCGTCACGGACGGCGAGGAGTCCTGCGGCGGCAAGCTGGGCGAGGTCCTGGGCGCCTTCAAGCAGCGCGGCATTCAGGTGGATGTGCGCATCATCGGCATTGACCTGAACGACGCGGCCCGCAAGAGCTTTGGTGGGCTGGGCACTTTCGAGAACACCCGCTCCGGCGCGGAGCTGGCCGCGGCGCTGGGCCGGGCCACGGCCACCGCCCAGACGGGCGTCTATGCCCTGACCGCTCCCAAAACGGCTGAGGCGGGCCGGGTGGTCGAGGTCCAGTGGAAGGGGCCGAACAACCCCGGCGATTACGTCACGGTGGTCCCCAAAGGCGCCCAGGACGGCACCTACACCAACCACGTCTACACCGGCGCAGGCAATCCCGCCCGGCTGACTGTGCCGCTGGAACCCGGCGATTACGAGCTGCGGTACTCCAACGAGCGGGTCAGCCCCAATCCCACCCTGGCCCGCACCCCCCTCACCCTCACACCGGCCACGTATGGCCTGTCCGCCCCGGCGTCCGCCCCGGCGGGCAGCGTGCTGAGCGTGAAGTGGACCGGCCCCAACAACCCCGGTGACTACGTGACGGTCGTGCCAAAGGGAGCGCCGGTGGGGATGTATACGGCCTACTTCCACACGGCCGACGGCAATCCCGGCAAACTGACCCTGCCGCTGGCACCGGGCGACTACGAGCTGCGCTATTCCAGCGAGAAGGCCAGTCCCAACCCCACCCTGAGCAGCGTGCCCCTGACCATCACGGCCGTGCAGTACGGGCTTACGGCCCCCGCCAGCGCCAGGGCGGGCAGCACCCTTCAGGTCCGCTGGACCGGCCCGAACAATCCGGGCGATTACGTGACGGTCGTGCCGCAGGGCGCGCCGGTGGGGACCTACACGACGTACTTCTATACCCGCGATGGCAATCCGGGCAGCCTCAAACTGCCGGACCAGCCGGGCAGTTACGAGCTGCGCTACTCGACCGAGGGGGCCAGCCCCAATCCCACCCTGCACAGCGTTCCCCTTCAGCTGAACTGA
- a CDS encoding ATP-grasp domain-containing protein: protein MNVLFTKNFSVTAAQLHALEGTRYTVWASHSDPGHGMLAAAPHGFLEPRGLLGDDYAAWLLDACSRHDIQIVLPGKERERLASWEDRFSAAGVTLITPADEATQRHLERKDEFLRAWDTDVLPIPRWTTFDNLQGFDEGAAALGEPGVRLCVKPARGIYASGFRVLMDPPDLKSFLKGELYQMSVAAARELFAQPGVPTMLLMHTLEGAERSVDCVAWRGELIRAVVRRKGGEGGQNIEDRPDLVEAARRIAARYGLSGIFNFQTKDGPDASGRTRTPNMLEINARASGGLRYSMAAGVNFPLLLLDAATGVLDRAALPPVQTGLSVAEDKVVRVVRRQEEVVS from the coding sequence ATGAATGTCCTGTTCACCAAGAATTTCAGCGTCACCGCCGCCCAGCTTCATGCCCTGGAGGGCACGCGGTACACCGTGTGGGCCAGCCACAGCGATCCCGGCCACGGCATGCTGGCCGCTGCCCCCCACGGCTTTCTGGAGCCGCGCGGCCTGCTGGGCGACGATTACGCTGCGTGGTTGCTCGACGCCTGCTCGCGCCACGACATCCAGATCGTTCTTCCTGGCAAGGAGCGTGAGCGGCTGGCGTCCTGGGAGGACCGTTTCTCGGCGGCGGGCGTCACGCTGATCACTCCGGCGGACGAGGCGACGCAGCGGCATCTGGAGCGCAAGGATGAGTTCCTGCGGGCCTGGGATACAGACGTCCTGCCCATTCCCCGCTGGACGACCTTTGACAACCTGCAGGGTTTCGATGAGGGAGCCGCGGCCCTGGGCGAACCGGGGGTGCGGCTGTGCGTGAAGCCCGCGCGCGGCATCTATGCCAGCGGCTTCCGGGTGCTGATGGACCCGCCCGACCTGAAGTCGTTTCTCAAGGGCGAGCTGTACCAGATGAGCGTGGCGGCGGCGCGCGAGCTGTTTGCCCAGCCGGGGGTGCCCACCATGCTGCTGATGCACACGCTGGAAGGGGCCGAGCGCAGCGTGGACTGCGTGGCGTGGCGCGGCGAGTTGATCCGCGCCGTGGTGCGCCGCAAGGGAGGCGAGGGGGGCCAGAACATCGAGGACCGCCCCGATCTGGTGGAGGCCGCCCGGCGCATCGCCGCGCGCTATGGCCTGAGCGGCATCTTCAATTTTCAGACCAAGGACGGCCCGGACGCCTCGGGGCGCACCCGCACGCCCAACATGCTGGAGATCAACGCCCGCGCCTCGGGGGGACTGCGCTACAGCATGGCGGCGGGGGTCAATTTTCCGCTGCTGCTGCTGGACGCCGCCACGGGCGTGCTGGACCGCGCGGCGTTGCCCCCGGTTCAGACTGGTCTGAGCGTGGCCGAGGACAAGGTGGTGCGGGTGGTCCGCAGGCAAGAGGAGGTCGTGTCTTGA
- a CDS encoding phosphoribosyltransferase domain-containing protein, which translates to MTAAPSPVTHHTVTLRSGELRLWLDTPHPPLDDLLDYAVRQNPKRGFLFVSRVLGKHIPIAPAVAENTYQTLAAALPELRAPHFIGLAETATALGEGVYRAWRALHPQRAATFQHTTRYHAARPLLLRFDEPHSHAPAHLVYDPGEAARAATELVLVDDELSTGTTLENLAREWQRLHPHLQRVVLVSLTNWCSRRGDIGAALGLPTTFISLTRGGYAFTPAADWQPPALPPVTGNGADKSALLPARSPRFGSGEELVWPELDFQPTDRVLVLGTGEYQYPAFALARRVAPGVASCVFSATTRSPILEGGAIRHKLSFTDHVGDDMPNYLYNVDPAAYTHILVTHEGACVPDPVLMAALGPHAQAVCLSPLERQ; encoded by the coding sequence TTGACCGCCGCTCCGTCGCCCGTGACCCACCACACGGTGACCCTGCGCAGCGGAGAGCTGCGGCTGTGGCTGGACACGCCCCATCCACCGCTGGACGACCTGCTGGACTACGCCGTGCGGCAAAATCCCAAACGGGGGTTTCTGTTTGTCAGCCGCGTGCTGGGCAAACACATTCCCATAGCCCCGGCGGTGGCCGAGAACACGTACCAGACCCTGGCGGCGGCGCTGCCCGAACTGCGCGCCCCGCACTTTATCGGGCTGGCCGAGACCGCCACCGCGCTGGGCGAGGGAGTGTACCGGGCGTGGCGGGCGCTGCATCCCCAGCGGGCGGCCACCTTCCAGCACACCACCCGCTACCACGCTGCCCGGCCGCTGTTGCTGCGCTTTGACGAACCGCACTCGCACGCTCCGGCCCACCTAGTCTATGACCCCGGCGAGGCGGCGCGGGCGGCCACCGAACTCGTGCTCGTCGATGATGAGCTGTCCACGGGCACCACCCTGGAAAACCTGGCGCGGGAGTGGCAACGGCTGCACCCGCACCTGCAGCGGGTCGTGCTCGTCAGCCTCACCAACTGGTGTTCACGTCGCGGCGACATCGGGGCGGCCCTGGGTCTGCCCACCACCTTCATCAGCCTGACGCGCGGGGGGTATGCTTTCACGCCCGCCGCCGACTGGCAACCGCCCGCGCTGCCCCCCGTGACCGGGAACGGCGCAGACAAGTCGGCGTTGCTGCCCGCCCGCAGCCCGCGTTTTGGCAGCGGGGAAGAGCTGGTGTGGCCCGAGCTTGATTTTCAGCCCACCGACCGGGTGCTCGTGCTGGGCACCGGGGAATACCAGTACCCGGCCTTCGCCCTGGCCCGCAGGGTCGCGCCGGGGGTGGCCTCGTGCGTGTTCTCGGCCACCACCCGCAGCCCGATTCTGGAGGGGGGAGCGATTCGCCACAAACTGAGCTTTACCGACCATGTGGGGGACGACATGCCCAACTACCTGTACAACGTGGACCCGGCGGCGTACACCCACATCCTGGTCACCCATGAGGGCGCCTGCGTGCCCGACCCGGTGCTGATGGCTGCGCTGGGGCCGCACGCACAGGCCGTCTGCCTGTCTCCGCTGGAGCGGCAGTGA
- a CDS encoding HAD-IIB family hydrolase — protein sequence MIVAFTDLDDTLFQTRRKLPAGAAGLTPATVDRDGQPHSFCTPAQSALLAHFAASGVTVVPVTGRDPAAMARVTLPFTSWRVLDHGLTVLRPDGTADPGWREQVLAHLAELAEALAGCTEHVAALAAEHGCRLTRHRAHGAHFMTVLKHPQADAARLEALQLAWEALLEERAWAGLHIIANANNVSVLPRHLGKAEAVRYLREQHFPDAALTLALGDSLSDVPFMNACDLALTPPAGQLLRTVTAARLPQR from the coding sequence GTGATCGTCGCCTTCACCGACCTGGACGACACGCTGTTTCAGACCCGGCGCAAGCTGCCGGCCGGGGCCGCCGGTCTGACTCCCGCCACCGTGGACCGTGACGGCCAGCCCCACTCCTTTTGCACACCCGCGCAGTCGGCGCTGCTCGCCCACTTCGCCGCAAGCGGCGTGACCGTCGTGCCGGTGACCGGCCGCGACCCGGCGGCGATGGCGCGCGTCACGCTGCCGTTTACCTCGTGGCGGGTACTGGACCACGGCCTGACCGTGCTGCGTCCCGACGGAACGGCCGACCCCGGGTGGCGGGAGCAGGTACTTGCCCACCTCGCGGAGCTGGCGGAGGCCCTGGCCGGCTGCACCGAACACGTCGCGGCCCTGGCCGCCGAACACGGCTGCCGCCTGACCCGCCACCGGGCACACGGCGCGCACTTCATGACGGTCCTCAAGCACCCGCAGGCCGACGCGGCCCGTCTGGAGGCGCTGCAACTGGCGTGGGAAGCGCTGCTCGAGGAACGGGCCTGGGCGGGACTGCACATCATCGCCAACGCCAACAATGTCAGCGTGCTGCCCCGGCACCTGGGCAAGGCCGAGGCGGTGCGCTACCTGCGCGAACAGCACTTCCCGGACGCGGCCCTGACCCTGGCGCTGGGAGACAGCCTGAGCGACGTGCCCTTCATGAACGCCTGCGATCTGGCGCTCACGCCGCCGGCGGGACAGCTGCTGCGAACCGTGACCGCTGCCCGCCTGCCGCAGCGCTAA
- a CDS encoding cysteine protease StiP domain-containing protein, with protein sequence MIQTQTLNHTFAPDDVTVQLRPGTPRLVGVAEKEALLRGGESYGTLLTPEGPPSAVQLTAYREALIRNGFRVAGLIASLGAHLLEHVPGAVLVSLARAGTPVGCALRRFARQRGADLPHHTLSIIRGEGIDREALRRVRAAHPGRPLVFVDGWTGKGSIAQTLAGSLPDDVPVRLAVLSDPAGVADFAATHDDLLLPHAALNATVSGLLSRTFTDGRAGLHAARTEEQLRGDDVSGAYLDALDAFVARIAEPAPLSPGPRPVRPYDAVLALAADLGVRDPHLVKPGVGEATRVFLRRQPAGLLLRDAGHPDTAHLRELAGAAHIPVTVHAGLPYLAAALISPGAGARKGREA encoded by the coding sequence ATGATCCAGACCCAGACCCTGAACCACACCTTTGCCCCCGACGACGTGACGGTGCAGCTGCGCCCCGGCACCCCCCGGCTGGTGGGCGTGGCCGAGAAGGAAGCCCTGCTGCGCGGCGGCGAGTCCTACGGCACCCTGCTCACGCCCGAAGGTCCGCCCAGCGCTGTGCAGCTCACGGCCTACCGTGAGGCCCTGATCCGCAATGGGTTCCGTGTGGCGGGTCTGATCGCCTCGCTGGGCGCGCACCTGCTGGAGCACGTGCCGGGTGCCGTGCTGGTGTCGCTGGCCCGGGCCGGGACGCCGGTGGGCTGTGCCCTGCGCCGCTTTGCCCGGCAGCGTGGGGCAGACCTGCCGCACCACACCCTGAGCATCATCCGGGGCGAGGGGATTGACCGGGAGGCCCTGCGGCGGGTGCGCGCGGCGCATCCGGGGCGCCCGCTGGTCTTCGTGGACGGCTGGACCGGCAAGGGCAGCATCGCGCAAACCCTGGCGGGCAGCCTGCCGGACGACGTGCCCGTCCGGCTCGCGGTTCTGAGTGACCCGGCGGGCGTGGCCGACTTTGCCGCCACCCACGACGATCTGCTGCTGCCCCACGCGGCCCTGAATGCCACGGTCAGCGGACTGCTGAGCCGGACCTTTACCGATGGCAGGGCAGGACTGCACGCGGCCCGGACCGAGGAGCAGCTGCGCGGCGACGACGTGAGCGGCGCGTATCTGGATGCGCTGGACGCATTTGTGGCCCGGATTGCTGAGCCTGCCCCGCTGTCTCCCGGTCCCCGGCCCGTTCGTCCCTATGACGCGGTGCTGGCGCTGGCCGCTGACCTGGGCGTGCGCGACCCGCATCTGGTCAAGCCAGGGGTGGGGGAGGCCACCCGGGTCTTTCTGCGCCGTCAGCCTGCCGGACTGCTGCTGCGCGACGCCGGCCACCCGGACACCGCCCACCTGCGCGAACTGGCCGGCGCGGCGCACATTCCGGTGACCGTGCACGCTGGACTGCCGTATCTGGCGGCGGCCCTGATCTCGCCGGGCGCGGGGGCCCGCAAGGGGCGGGAGGCATGA
- a CDS encoding HpcH/HpaI aldolase/citrate lyase family protein, giving the protein MTGLHGVPALGPWALGASLYTPATRSDLLWLGTGRYPALTSVIYCTEDAVREDHLPGALANLARTLPLLPPPGVGPVRLIRARNPQVFARLLTLDLRGISGFVLPKIHAGNLSAYLDVLAASATPGMPVLLTLETHEALSEVHMTQLRDRILALGHGPQVAGLRIGGNDLMHALGVRRTPGRTLYEGPLERVIGMLVGVFRPHGFTLSSPVYEVFEDLSTLAREVEQDLEYGLCGKTIIHPAQLDTVLQGYRVSEADLAEAHAILAPDAPAVFRMNGRMCEPATHTRWAAGILARAERYGLLERQRHEALHF; this is encoded by the coding sequence ATGACCGGGCTGCACGGTGTTCCGGCGCTTGGTCCGTGGGCCCTGGGAGCCAGCCTGTACACCCCGGCCACCCGCAGTGACCTGCTGTGGCTGGGCACCGGGCGGTATCCGGCGCTGACCAGCGTGATCTACTGCACCGAGGACGCCGTGCGCGAGGACCACCTGCCCGGCGCGCTCGCGAATCTGGCGCGCACCCTGCCGCTGCTTCCGCCGCCGGGGGTGGGGCCGGTGCGGTTGATCCGCGCCCGCAATCCGCAGGTGTTCGCCCGGCTGCTGACGCTGGACCTGAGGGGCATCAGCGGCTTTGTTCTGCCCAAGATCCACGCGGGCAACCTGAGCGCCTACCTGGACGTGCTGGCGGCCTCGGCGACCCCCGGGATGCCGGTGCTGCTCACCCTGGAAACACACGAGGCCCTCAGCGAGGTCCACATGACGCAGCTGCGCGACCGGATCCTGGCCCTGGGGCACGGCCCGCAGGTGGCGGGGCTGCGCATCGGGGGCAACGACCTGATGCACGCGCTGGGGGTGCGCCGCACGCCGGGCCGCACGCTGTACGAGGGGCCGCTGGAGCGGGTGATCGGCATGCTGGTGGGCGTCTTCAGGCCCCACGGCTTCACGCTGTCCAGCCCGGTCTACGAGGTTTTCGAGGACCTGAGCACCCTGGCGCGCGAGGTTGAGCAGGACCTGGAATACGGACTGTGTGGCAAGACCATCATTCATCCGGCGCAGCTGGACACCGTGCTGCAGGGCTACCGCGTCTCCGAGGCCGATCTGGCCGAAGCCCACGCCATCCTGGCCCCCGACGCGCCGGCTGTCTTTCGTATGAACGGGCGCATGTGCGAGCCCGCGACCCACACCCGCTGGGCTGCGGGCATCCTGGCCCGCGCCGAGCGCTACGGGCTGCTGGAACGGCAGCGGCACGAGGCGCTGCACTTTTAG